Proteins encoded in a region of the Streptomyces sp. PCS3-D2 genome:
- a CDS encoding energy-coupling factor ABC transporter ATP-binding protein, with the protein MDSVTSTPSPAPSLEVAGLAYAYPDGHQALYGVDLTVARGERVALLGPNGAGKTTLVLHLNGILGGGVGSVAVAGLPVEKRNLAEIRRRVGIVFQDPDDQLFMPTVREDVAFGPAAAGMRGAELDERVTAALEQVGMADFADRPPHHLSFGQRRRVAVATVLAMRPEILVLDEPSSNLDPASRRELADILRALDVTVLMVTHDLPYALELCPRSVVLSEGVIAADGSTQDLLCDEELMRAHRLELPFGFDPRTPLLTRPSG; encoded by the coding sequence ATGGACTCTGTGACCAGTACCCCCTCGCCCGCCCCGTCGCTCGAAGTCGCCGGGCTCGCCTACGCCTATCCGGACGGACACCAGGCCCTGTACGGCGTCGACCTGACCGTCGCACGCGGCGAGCGCGTCGCCCTGCTCGGCCCCAACGGCGCTGGCAAGACCACGCTCGTGCTGCACCTCAACGGCATCCTCGGCGGCGGCGTCGGCTCGGTGGCCGTGGCCGGGCTTCCGGTGGAGAAGCGGAACCTGGCGGAGATCCGGCGCCGGGTGGGGATCGTCTTCCAGGACCCTGACGACCAGCTGTTCATGCCGACCGTGCGGGAGGACGTGGCCTTCGGCCCGGCCGCGGCCGGGATGCGGGGCGCGGAGCTGGACGAGCGGGTCACGGCCGCCCTGGAGCAGGTCGGCATGGCCGACTTCGCCGACCGGCCGCCGCACCACCTCTCCTTCGGGCAGCGCCGCCGAGTCGCGGTGGCGACCGTACTGGCCATGCGGCCGGAGATCCTGGTCCTGGACGAGCCGTCGTCCAATCTGGACCCGGCCTCCCGCCGCGAACTCGCCGACATCCTGCGCGCGCTCGACGTGACCGTGCTGATGGTGACGCACGACCTGCCGTACGCGCTGGAGCTGTGCCCGCGCTCGGTGGTCCTCAGCGAGGGGGTCATCGCGGCGGACGGCAGCACCCAGGACCTGCTGTGCGACGAGGAACTGATGCGGGCCCACCGGCTGGAACTGCCCTTCGGCTTCGACCCCCGCACGCCCCTGCTGACGCGCCCCTCGGGCTGA
- a CDS encoding serine hydrolase domain-containing protein, translating to MDVHGTVAEGFEPVRDAFARNFEVLGDRGAAVAVYRDGRKVVDLWGGTRDADGTEPWAEDTAQIVRSATKGVAAAVPLLLHQRGLLDLDAPVGEHWPEFKTGGKEKVLVRDLLAHRAGVPALDRGLTAAEAADGVSGPRAVAAQHPFWEPGTGHGYHAQTYGWLLSELVLRVTGRTLGSVLAEDIAEPLGVDFWIGLPEGQAGRVGRVAPVEPPERAGLLRTRPRRNVSEAYADPDSLTRRAFAAIDPLPDENAPAYRAAELPASNGIGTARALARFYGATIGAVGDGPRLFTPATTALAAREHSAGPDRVLVVNTRFGAGYMLHGPASPLLSPASFGHPGRGGSLAFADPDAGIGFGYVTNALATSVTADPRAQSLVRALKSAL from the coding sequence GTGGACGTCCACGGGACGGTGGCGGAGGGCTTCGAGCCCGTCAGGGACGCCTTCGCGCGCAACTTCGAGGTGCTCGGCGACCGGGGCGCGGCCGTCGCCGTCTACCGGGACGGCCGCAAGGTCGTCGACTTGTGGGGCGGCACCCGGGACGCCGACGGCACCGAGCCGTGGGCCGAGGACACCGCGCAGATCGTCCGCTCCGCCACCAAGGGCGTGGCCGCCGCGGTCCCGCTGCTCCTGCACCAGCGCGGGCTGCTCGACCTGGACGCGCCGGTCGGCGAGCACTGGCCGGAGTTCAAGACCGGCGGCAAGGAGAAGGTCCTCGTACGGGACCTGCTCGCGCACCGCGCGGGCGTTCCGGCCCTGGACCGGGGGCTGACCGCCGCCGAGGCCGCGGACGGGGTGTCCGGGCCGCGTGCGGTCGCCGCGCAGCACCCCTTCTGGGAGCCGGGCACCGGGCACGGCTACCACGCCCAGACCTACGGCTGGCTGCTGTCCGAGCTGGTGCTCCGGGTGACCGGGCGCACGCTGGGCTCCGTCCTGGCCGAGGACATCGCCGAGCCGCTCGGCGTGGACTTCTGGATCGGGCTGCCGGAAGGCCAGGCCGGGCGGGTGGGCCGGGTGGCGCCCGTCGAGCCGCCGGAGCGCGCCGGACTGCTGAGGACCAGGCCCCGCAGAAACGTTTCCGAGGCCTATGCCGACCCCGACTCCCTCACCCGCCGCGCCTTCGCCGCCATCGATCCGCTGCCGGACGAGAACGCCCCCGCGTACCGGGCCGCCGAGCTCCCCGCCTCGAACGGCATCGGCACGGCCCGCGCCCTGGCCCGGTTCTACGGGGCCACCATCGGCGCGGTCGGGGACGGCCCGCGGCTCTTCACCCCCGCCACCACCGCGCTCGCCGCCCGCGAGCACTCCGCGGGACCGGACCGGGTGCTGGTCGTGAACACCCGCTTCGGCGCCGGATACATGCTGCACGGCCCGGCCTCGCCGCTGCTCTCACCCGCCTCCTTCGGCCACCCCGGCCGCGGCGGCTCCCTGGCCTTCGCCGACCCGGACGCCGGCATCGGCTTCGGCTACGTCACCAACGCCCTGGCCACGTCGGTCACCGCCGACCCCCGGGCCCAGTCCCTGGTCCGGGCCCTGAAATCAGCCCTCTGA
- a CDS encoding penicillin-binding transpeptidase domain-containing protein, translating to MNGAAKGAVIGGVFLAMLGGASYGVYTLVDDSGEGADPDASVRSGRGSGPVGEKEAEKVATAFLAAWAAGDERGAADLTNNAAAAQSAVGDFRTKAYVSKAVITPGPANGTTVPFRVEAEITYEGTTKPLGYDSQLTVVRGLTTGRPLVDWQPSVIHPQLGKDEKLRAGAAANPPVKAVDRNGEELTAEKYPSLRQILDELRQNYGSKTGGRAGAEVWIEPAAADAPKRTLLTLVEGEPSTLKTYLDATVQAAAERAVARFPEASVVAVKPSNGHILAVANHRTDGFNAAMQGNRAPGSTMKIVTGAMLLDRGLVAADKPAECPKEVSWGGRAFHNLKNFELPAGTRFATSFARSCNTAFIKQIKPVDDDSALPREATEVFGIGLDWKTGVRSTDGKVPPATGAEAAASYIGQGRITMNPLNVASITATARTGVFRQPLLVSPELDGRTIATAQRRMKSSVQQQLVSMMRLTATSGTAREAMAPVHGSDKGAKTGSAEVGGADDSPDSWFTGFSGDVAAAAMVEGGGHGGEAAGPIVAQVLNAG from the coding sequence GTGAACGGGGCAGCCAAAGGCGCCGTCATCGGCGGTGTATTCCTGGCGATGCTCGGCGGCGCCAGCTACGGGGTGTACACCCTGGTCGACGACAGCGGTGAGGGAGCGGACCCGGACGCGTCCGTCCGGTCCGGCAGGGGCAGCGGGCCGGTCGGCGAGAAGGAGGCCGAGAAGGTCGCCACGGCGTTCCTGGCCGCCTGGGCCGCCGGGGACGAGCGGGGAGCGGCCGACCTGACCAACAACGCCGCCGCCGCCCAGAGCGCGGTCGGGGATTTCAGGACCAAGGCGTACGTCTCCAAGGCCGTGATCACTCCCGGCCCGGCGAACGGCACCACCGTGCCCTTCAGGGTCGAGGCGGAGATCACCTACGAGGGCACGACCAAGCCCCTCGGCTACGACTCCCAGCTGACCGTCGTACGCGGGCTGACCACCGGTAGGCCTCTGGTCGACTGGCAGCCCTCGGTGATCCACCCGCAGCTGGGCAAGGACGAGAAGCTGCGCGCGGGCGCCGCCGCGAACCCGCCCGTCAAGGCCGTGGACCGCAACGGCGAGGAGCTGACGGCGGAGAAGTACCCCTCCCTGCGCCAGATCCTCGACGAGCTGCGCCAGAACTACGGCAGCAAGACGGGCGGCAGGGCCGGGGCCGAGGTGTGGATCGAGCCGGCCGCGGCGGACGCACCGAAGCGGACCCTGCTGACCCTCGTCGAAGGCGAGCCCAGCACCCTCAAGACCTACCTGGACGCGACGGTGCAGGCGGCGGCCGAGCGGGCGGTCGCCCGGTTCCCGGAGGCCTCGGTGGTCGCCGTCAAGCCGAGCAACGGGCACATCCTGGCCGTCGCGAACCACCGCACGGACGGCTTCAACGCGGCGATGCAGGGCAACCGGGCACCCGGCTCCACGATGAAGATCGTGACGGGGGCGATGCTGCTGGACCGCGGCCTGGTCGCCGCCGACAAGCCCGCGGAGTGTCCGAAGGAGGTGTCCTGGGGCGGCCGCGCCTTCCACAACCTGAAGAACTTCGAGCTCCCCGCGGGCACAAGGTTCGCGACCTCCTTCGCCCGCTCCTGCAACACCGCCTTCATCAAGCAGATCAAGCCCGTCGACGACGACTCCGCGCTGCCCAGGGAGGCCACGGAGGTCTTCGGCATCGGCCTGGACTGGAAGACGGGCGTCAGGTCCACCGACGGGAAGGTCCCGCCGGCCACGGGGGCCGAGGCCGCGGCCTCGTACATCGGGCAGGGCCGGATCACCATGAACCCGCTGAACGTCGCGTCCATCACCGCCACCGCCCGCACCGGCGTCTTCCGCCAGCCGCTGCTCGTCTCGCCGGAGCTGGACGGCCGGACGATCGCCACGGCCCAGCGCCGGATGAAGTCCTCCGTGCAGCAGCAGCTCGTCTCCATGATGAGGCTGACGGCGACCAGCGGCACCGCACGCGAGGCGATGGCCCCCGTCCACGGCTCGGACAAGGGCGCGAAGACCGGCTCGGCCGAGGTCGGCGGCGCCGATGACAGCCCGGACAGCTGGTTCACCGGCTTCAGCGGCGACGTGGCCGCGGCCGCGATGGTCGAGGGTGGCGGCCACGGCGGCGAAGCCGCCGGCCCGATCGTCGCCCAGGTGCTGAACGCGGGCTGA
- a CDS encoding TIGR03086 family metal-binding protein, which translates to MSQDIQLLEKALTHTGQLLGNVTPGQYALPTPCDDFDVRTLVNHMLAGNPYYVGLAHGGAPDFALFAQDHIGDRRPGEVYAEGAKEALAAWQVEGAFRRQMPLPGGGLGPRLADLHLLEAVLHGWDLATATDQDRTGDPDAVAAVFRTWYGNYPDEIRGATGMFGPSEDAPEDAPALDRVAAYFGRTL; encoded by the coding sequence ATGTCCCAGGACATCCAGCTGCTGGAGAAGGCCCTGACCCACACCGGCCAACTGCTCGGCAACGTCACCCCGGGCCAGTACGCGCTGCCCACCCCGTGCGACGACTTCGACGTCCGCACCCTGGTCAACCACATGCTCGCGGGCAACCCGTACTACGTGGGCCTCGCCCACGGCGGCGCCCCCGACTTCGCCCTGTTCGCCCAGGACCACATCGGCGACCGCCGGCCCGGCGAGGTCTACGCCGAGGGTGCGAAGGAGGCCCTGGCCGCGTGGCAGGTCGAGGGCGCGTTCCGGCGGCAGATGCCGCTGCCCGGCGGCGGCCTGGGCCCGCGGCTGGCCGACCTGCACCTCCTGGAGGCGGTCCTGCACGGCTGGGACCTCGCCACCGCCACCGACCAGGACCGCACCGGCGACCCGGACGCCGTAGCAGCGGTCTTCCGGACCTGGTACGGCAACTACCCCGATGAGATCCGCGGCGCGACCGGCATGTTCGGCCCCTCCGAGGACGCCCCGGAAGACGCCCCCGCGCTCGACCGCGTCGCCGCGTACTTCGGCCGCACCCTCTGA
- a CDS encoding phospholipid carrier-dependent glycosyltransferase — translation MTSTATPPPSPAGALPSATAGGEEEPPTWLRRLRGFGYAPAAAASPRADVRTRLVPPYTKPSRQLWMTFGLPPQVWGTWQRIMAWAGPLLVALVAGVLRFVHLGSPKAVIFDETYYAKDAWATIRQGYEANWPKDIDKSILANPDGVALPADPGYVVHPPVGKWVIGLGEWMFGLTPFGWRFMTAVLGTLSVLMLCRIGRRLFRSTFLGCLAGALLAVDGLHLVMSRTALLDLVLMFFVLAAFGALLIDRDRARTRLADALPVDEEGRTRPDARIAETLRLGWRPYRILAGVCLGLAAGTKWNGFIALAFFGVLTVLWDAAARRTAGAGTPYAAMLRRDALPAFVSTVPVAIVTYVASWSGWIFSPDNGKGGYLRDWAAKNDQGSSLSFLPEWVRSLWHYETEVYSFHVGLTSGHTYESNPWSWLVLGRPVSYFYESPEPGTDGCPATAAGKCAREVLALGTPLLWWAGCFALLYVLWRWFFRRDWRAGAIACALGAGLLPWFNYQERTIFYFYAVVFVPYLCLAVAMMIGALLGPAGSSERRRALGAIGAGVLVLLIVWNFIYFWPIYTGQTLPMDSWRGRMWLDTWV, via the coding sequence GTGACCAGTACCGCGACGCCACCGCCCAGCCCCGCGGGGGCACTGCCCTCCGCGACGGCGGGCGGCGAAGAAGAGCCGCCCACCTGGCTGCGCCGCCTGCGCGGCTTCGGCTACGCGCCGGCCGCCGCCGCGTCGCCCCGCGCGGACGTCCGCACCCGCCTGGTGCCCCCGTACACGAAGCCGTCCCGGCAGCTGTGGATGACCTTCGGGCTCCCACCGCAGGTGTGGGGAACCTGGCAGCGCATCATGGCCTGGGCCGGGCCGCTGCTGGTGGCGCTGGTCGCGGGCGTGCTGCGGTTCGTGCACCTGGGCAGCCCGAAGGCGGTGATATTCGACGAGACGTACTACGCCAAGGACGCCTGGGCCACGATCAGGCAGGGCTACGAGGCGAACTGGCCCAAGGACATCGACAAGTCGATCCTCGCCAACCCGGACGGGGTCGCCCTGCCGGCGGACCCGGGCTACGTCGTGCACCCGCCCGTCGGCAAGTGGGTGATCGGGCTCGGCGAGTGGATGTTCGGCCTCACGCCCTTCGGCTGGCGGTTCATGACCGCCGTGCTCGGCACCCTGTCGGTGCTGATGCTGTGCCGGATCGGGCGGCGCCTCTTCCGTTCGACCTTCCTCGGCTGCCTCGCGGGCGCACTGCTGGCGGTGGACGGCCTGCACCTGGTGATGAGCCGCACGGCACTGCTCGACCTGGTGCTGATGTTCTTCGTGCTCGCCGCCTTCGGGGCGCTGCTCATCGACCGCGACCGGGCCAGGACCCGGCTCGCGGACGCGCTGCCGGTGGACGAGGAGGGCCGGACCCGGCCCGACGCGCGGATCGCCGAGACGCTGCGGCTGGGCTGGCGCCCGTACCGGATCCTGGCCGGGGTCTGCCTGGGGCTGGCCGCCGGCACCAAGTGGAACGGCTTCATCGCCCTGGCCTTCTTCGGCGTCCTGACCGTCTTGTGGGACGCCGCCGCCCGCCGCACCGCGGGCGCTGGCACCCCGTACGCGGCGATGCTGCGCCGTGACGCGCTGCCCGCCTTCGTCTCGACCGTGCCGGTCGCGATCGTCACGTACGTGGCCTCCTGGTCGGGCTGGATCTTCAGCCCGGACAACGGCAAGGGCGGCTACCTGCGCGACTGGGCGGCCAAGAACGACCAGGGCAGCTCGTTGTCGTTCCTGCCGGAATGGGTGCGCAGCCTCTGGCACTACGAGACCGAGGTCTACAGCTTCCACGTGGGCCTGACCTCGGGCCACACCTACGAGTCCAATCCGTGGAGCTGGCTGGTGCTGGGCCGGCCCGTCTCCTACTTCTACGAGTCCCCCGAGCCGGGCACCGACGGCTGCCCGGCGACGGCGGCCGGCAAGTGCGCCCGCGAGGTCCTGGCCCTGGGCACGCCGCTGCTGTGGTGGGCGGGCTGCTTCGCGCTGCTGTACGTGCTGTGGCGGTGGTTCTTCCGCCGCGACTGGAGGGCGGGCGCGATCGCGTGCGCGCTGGGCGCGGGCCTGCTGCCCTGGTTCAACTACCAGGAGCGGACGATCTTCTACTTCTACGCGGTGGTCTTCGTCCCGTACCTGTGCCTGGCGGTGGCGATGATGATCGGCGCCCTGCTGGGACCGGCCGGCTCCTCGGAACGCCGCAGGGCCCTGGGCGCGATCGGTGCGGGCGTCCTGGTCCTGTTGATCGTGTGGAACTTCATCTACTTCTGGCCGATCTACACGGGCCAGACCCTCCCCATGGACTCCTGGCGCGGCCGCATGTGGCTGGACACCTGGGTCTAG
- the rsmI gene encoding 16S rRNA (cytidine(1402)-2'-O)-methyltransferase produces MTTDQPRGTEPTSPAGVLVLAGTPIGDLADAPPRLAAELERADIVAAEDTRRLRRLTQGLGVHTTGRVVSYFEGNESARTPELVEALSGGARVLLVTDAGMPSVSDPGYRLVAAAVEKDIKVTAVPGPSAVLTALALSGLPVDRFCFEGFLPRKAGERLGRLREVAGERRTLVYFEAPHRLDDTLVAMAEVFGAERRAAVCRELTKTYEEVRRGGLGELAAWAAEGVRGEITVVVEGAPDAEPGDVDDEELVRRVRVREEAGERRKEAIAAVAAEAGVPKRDVFDAVVAAKNAARKAP; encoded by the coding sequence GTGACAACTGACCAGCCCCGCGGTACCGAGCCCACTTCCCCGGCAGGCGTCCTCGTCCTCGCCGGCACCCCCATCGGCGATCTCGCCGACGCCCCGCCGCGGCTGGCCGCGGAGCTGGAGCGGGCCGATATCGTCGCCGCCGAGGACACCCGGCGGCTGCGCCGGCTGACCCAGGGGCTCGGCGTGCACACCACGGGGCGCGTCGTGTCCTACTTCGAGGGCAACGAGTCGGCCCGCACCCCCGAACTGGTCGAGGCCCTCTCCGGCGGCGCCCGCGTGCTGCTGGTGACCGACGCCGGCATGCCGTCCGTCTCCGACCCCGGATACCGGCTGGTCGCGGCAGCCGTGGAGAAGGACATCAAGGTCACCGCGGTCCCCGGGCCGTCCGCCGTGCTCACCGCGCTCGCGCTGTCCGGGCTGCCCGTGGACCGGTTCTGCTTCGAGGGCTTCCTGCCGCGCAAGGCGGGCGAGCGCCTCGGCCGGCTGCGCGAGGTCGCGGGCGAGCGCCGCACACTGGTCTACTTCGAGGCCCCGCACCGGCTCGACGACACCCTGGTGGCGATGGCCGAGGTCTTCGGCGCCGAGCGGCGGGCCGCGGTCTGCCGCGAGCTCACGAAGACCTACGAGGAGGTCAGGCGCGGCGGCCTCGGCGAGCTCGCCGCCTGGGCCGCCGAAGGGGTGCGCGGGGAGATCACCGTCGTGGTGGAGGGCGCCCCCGACGCCGAGCCGGGCGACGTGGACGACGAGGAGCTCGTACGCAGGGTGCGGGTGCGCGAGGAGGCGGGGGAGCGCCGCAAGGAGGCCATCGCGGCCGTCGCGGCCGAGGCCGGGGTACCCAAGCGCGACGTCTTCGACGCGGTGGTGGCGGCAAAGAATGCGGCACGAAAGGCGCCATGA
- a CDS encoding TatD family hydrolase: MSPSSTSKDAPPPLPEPLRVAVADSHTHLDMQAGTVEEGLAKAASVGVTTVVQVGCDVKGSRWAAETAAAYDNVHAAVALHPNEAPRIVHGDPDGWSRQGARTGGGEAALDDALAEIEALAALGHVKAVGETGLDFFRTGPEGVAAQERSFRAHIEIAKRQGKALVIHDRDAHADVLRVLREEGAPERTVFHCYSGDADMARECAAAGYYLSFAGTVTFKNAAPLREALAVAPLELVLVETDAPYLTPAPYRGRPNAPYLIPLTVRAMAAVRGIDEDAMATALAANTSRAFDY, translated from the coding sequence ATGAGCCCTTCCTCCACCTCCAAGGACGCACCTCCGCCGCTGCCCGAACCGCTCCGGGTGGCGGTGGCGGACTCGCACACCCACCTGGACATGCAGGCGGGAACCGTCGAGGAGGGCCTCGCCAAGGCCGCCTCGGTCGGCGTGACCACAGTGGTCCAGGTCGGCTGCGACGTGAAGGGCTCCCGGTGGGCCGCCGAGACCGCGGCCGCGTACGACAACGTCCACGCGGCCGTGGCCCTGCACCCCAACGAGGCCCCGCGCATCGTGCACGGCGATCCGGACGGCTGGTCCCGCCAGGGCGCCCGGACCGGCGGCGGCGAGGCCGCCCTGGACGACGCCCTCGCCGAGATCGAGGCCCTGGCCGCCCTCGGCCACGTCAAGGCTGTCGGCGAGACCGGCCTCGACTTCTTCCGCACCGGGCCCGAGGGCGTGGCCGCGCAGGAGCGTTCCTTCCGCGCCCACATCGAGATCGCCAAGCGGCAGGGCAAGGCCCTCGTCATCCACGACCGCGACGCCCACGCCGACGTGCTGCGCGTCCTGCGCGAGGAGGGCGCCCCCGAGCGGACCGTCTTCCACTGCTACTCGGGAGACGCCGACATGGCCCGCGAGTGCGCCGCCGCCGGCTACTACCTGTCCTTCGCCGGAACCGTCACCTTCAAGAACGCCGCGCCGCTGCGCGAGGCGCTGGCCGTGGCCCCGCTGGAACTGGTCCTCGTCGAGACGGACGCGCCCTACCTGACCCCCGCGCCCTACCGCGGACGGCCCAACGCGCCGTACCTCATTCCGCTGACGGTGCGCGCGATGGCCGCGGTCCGCGGAATCGACGAGGACGCGATGGCCACCGCCCTGGCGGCCAACACGTCCCGCGCCTTCGACTACTGA
- a CDS encoding resuscitation-promoting factor produces the protein MSDTQGSHLRGAPVPDAYGGGSPAWPAWPVWPAAEAGPVGPAPGDPGPVDAGPSSWETEPAVPLPAPRAEDQDGEGPVPVPAPGTGRRRAPTPTPTIADVGALAPGRRARGRTSLAEPPTGTGRRRGPAAPALPAPPHAGTGHGRRRATGPVLPGPPASAADWRRIVPQALVVAFLAGGTTAFVAADKSVRLTVDGVPRHLHTFAGDVEELLAAEGLDVGPHDLVAPAPGEPLDDGEEIVVRYGRPLRLTLDGQQRQVWTTARTVEGALRQFGIRAEGAHLSAPRTAPVPRSGLTLSVRTERSVTFMADGRERTVRTNAATVQEALDQAGITLRDQDTTSVPPTAFPRDGQTVTVLRITGTREVREERIPFGTERVDDAELFAGTEVVERAGRPGVRRVTYSLRTVNGVRQKPRAIADEVVREPVTQYVRIGTRPLPRSVAGADGLNWAALAQCESGGRPSATDASGTYGGLYQFDVRTWQGLGGSGRPQDAPATEQTYRAKKLYVQRGASPWPHCGRRLTS, from the coding sequence GTGAGCGATACGCAGGGCAGTCACCTCCGAGGCGCTCCCGTCCCGGACGCGTACGGGGGCGGATCCCCGGCCTGGCCGGCCTGGCCGGTCTGGCCCGCCGCCGAAGCCGGTCCGGTCGGTCCCGCTCCCGGCGACCCCGGTCCGGTCGACGCCGGACCCTCGTCGTGGGAGACGGAACCGGCCGTCCCCCTCCCCGCCCCGCGCGCCGAGGACCAGGACGGTGAAGGGCCCGTGCCGGTACCCGCCCCGGGAACGGGCCGCCGCCGCGCCCCCACGCCCACCCCCACCATCGCCGACGTCGGGGCGCTCGCCCCCGGCCGACGGGCCCGCGGCCGCACCTCCCTCGCCGAGCCCCCGACCGGCACCGGCCGCCGCCGCGGCCCCGCCGCACCGGCTCTCCCCGCCCCTCCGCACGCCGGGACGGGACACGGCCGCCGCCGCGCCACCGGACCGGTGCTCCCCGGTCCCCCCGCATCCGCTGCCGACTGGCGGCGGATCGTGCCCCAGGCCCTGGTCGTCGCCTTCCTGGCCGGTGGCACGACCGCGTTCGTCGCCGCGGACAAGTCGGTACGCCTCACCGTCGACGGAGTCCCGAGGCACCTGCACACCTTCGCCGGGGACGTGGAGGAACTGCTCGCCGCGGAAGGGCTCGACGTCGGCCCCCACGACCTCGTGGCCCCCGCCCCGGGGGAACCCCTCGACGACGGCGAGGAGATCGTCGTCCGCTACGGCCGCCCCCTGCGCCTGACCCTCGACGGACAGCAGCGCCAGGTGTGGACCACCGCCCGCACCGTCGAAGGCGCCCTGCGCCAGTTCGGCATCCGTGCCGAGGGCGCCCACCTCTCCGCCCCGCGCACCGCCCCCGTACCGCGCTCCGGCCTGACCCTCAGCGTCCGTACCGAGCGGAGCGTCACCTTCATGGCCGACGGCCGCGAACGCACCGTCCGCACCAACGCCGCCACCGTCCAGGAGGCCCTCGACCAGGCGGGCATCACCCTCCGGGACCAGGACACCACCTCCGTGCCGCCCACTGCCTTCCCGCGCGACGGCCAGACCGTCACCGTGCTCCGCATCACCGGCACCCGAGAGGTCCGCGAGGAGCGCATTCCCTTCGGGACCGAGCGGGTCGACGACGCCGAGCTCTTCGCCGGGACCGAGGTCGTCGAGCGGGCCGGCCGGCCCGGGGTGCGCAGGGTCACCTACAGCCTGCGCACCGTCAACGGGGTCCGGCAGAAGCCCCGAGCCATCGCCGACGAGGTCGTGCGCGAGCCCGTCACCCAGTACGTCAGGATCGGCACCCGGCCCCTGCCCCGCTCGGTCGCCGGCGCGGACGGCCTCAACTGGGCGGCCCTCGCCCAGTGCGAGTCCGGCGGCCGGCCCTCCGCCACCGACGCCTCGGGGACGTACGGCGGCCTGTACCAGTTCGACGTGCGCACCTGGCAGGGTCTGGGCGGCAGCGGCCGCCCGCAGGACGCCCCGGCCACGGAACAGACCTACCGGGCGAAGAAGCTCTACGTGCAGCGGGGGGCGAGCCCGTGGCCCCACTGCGGCCGCAGGCTCACGTCGTAG